The nucleotide sequence TCAAGTGGAGCACAACCTTTTATTTACTTTCAGTTTTAGACGATATACATCTAAGTAAAAACTTAGTTTTTTACTCAAATAGAACAAATAAAAAAGTGATTACTTTCTCTTGAAAATAATCACTTTTTTAGTGTTTATATAGTTGTTCTATCCAACTATAATACGTTTGCTAACGCTTTGTTTACTTCGCGTACTGCTCCGGTACTTTCAGCAAATTTGGCTTTTTCAGCATCGTTGAGTTTTACCTCTACAATTTTTTCTACACCATTTTTACCGATGATTACAGGCACTCCTACACACACATCCTTTTGTCCGTATTCTCCTTCGAGCAATACTGAGCAAGGGAAGAGTTTCTTTTGGTCGCAAGCGATTGCTTGTACTAAAGCTGATACGGCAGCCCCTGGTGCATACCAAGCCGAAGTTCCCAAGAGTTTAGTAAGAGTCGCGCCACCTACTTTAGTGTCTTCAGCAACCTGATTGAGGCGGTCAGCACTTAAAAACTCAGTTACAGGCACACCACGATAGCTTGCCAAACGAGTAAGAGGTAACATACCGCTATCGCTGTGAGCAGCGATTACCATACCATCTACGTCTGAAATCGGACTGTTGAGCGCTTCTGCCAAACGATATTTAAAGCGAGCGCTATCGAGTGCTCCACCCATACCAATAATGTGGTTCTTAGGCAACTTAGTAGCTTTATGTACCAAATAAGCCATAGTATCCATAGGGTTGCTTACTACAATCACAATCACATTAGGTGAGTATTTTACCAATTGTTCTACAACCGATTTCACAATGTTTGCATTGGTACCGATAAGCTCTTCACGAGTCATACCTGGTTTACGAGGAATACCTGAGGTAATCACAGCTACATCACTGCCTGCTGTTTTTGAATAATCATTGGTTACCCCCACAATACGAGTGTCAAACCCATTGAGGGAAGCGGTTTGCATCAAATCCATAGCCTTACCTTCGGCAAAACCTTCTTTGATGTCAATTAAGACTACTTCAGACGCGAAGTCTTTAATAGCAATGTACTCTGCGCAACTTGCTCCTACGGCACCAGCGCCTACTACTGTAACTTTCATATAATCTATTATTTAAGTCAGGAGAAGCCTCCTGATGGTTATTTTCAAGCAACAAAAGTAAGGACTTTTAGCAAATCCTCCAAATTATCTTTAAAAATATTTTTAACATTCTTTTTACTTTTTCATTTTATGCTATGTGCTTTTTATGTACTTTTGCACTTTCAAAACTAATAAACCATTCAAAATGAAAGACACTTATTTTGTGGTGGGCATTTCCACCGAAGTCGGTAAGACCGTCGTTTCGGCTATCCTTACCGAAGCTCTTCAAGCCGATTATTGGAAACCAATCCAATCTGGCGATTTAGAAAACTCCGATACTCATAAGGTAAAACGCCTCATTAGCAACTCCCGCACGGTATTTCACCCTAATAGTTATGGGCTACACACACCTGCTAGTCCACATCTTTCTGCTCAGTTAGATGGCGTTCGTATTGAGCTTTCCAAAATTGTGCGTCCTACTACCGATAACACTTTAATTATTGAAGCAGCAGGAGGTCTCTATGTTCCTTTAAATGATGAAGATACTATGCTCGATCTTATCCTCCCCACCGATAAGGTAGTGCTCGTCTCTCGTCACTATTTGGGTAGTATTAATCATACAATGCTCACTTATGAAGCCCTTAAAAACAAAGGACTCAACGTTCACGGCATTATTTTCAGTGGTACCCCCACACCGTCTACCGAGGAGTTTATTCTTCATAAAACAGGACTTCCCGTGCTCTTACGTATAGATGAAGAACCTTATTTCGATAGGCAAGTTGTTAAAGAATATGCCAGCAAATTAAAAATATAACATAAGATATTATATTTTTGTAGTAAAAGATAAATTTGTAATTCAATGATAATCAATGTGTCATATACCCTTTGTGTAACAATCTTCCAAGATTTGTTCAAGTTTCCTATAAGCTTTGTATAGGTTAAGGATAAATTGAGAAGAGGAAAAATCTATCTATAAATTTGCACAGCTTATAAAATCTTTTTATCTTTGCGCCCGAAAAAAAATATACATAATAATCATTAAATTAATATTGGAATGTATTTAACAAAAGAAGTAAAAGCAGAAATTTTTAAAAAGTACGCAGGTTCAGAAACCAACACAGGTTCAGCAGAAGGGCAAATAGCTCTTTTTACCCTTAGAATCAATCACCTTACAGAACACTTGAAAGTAAATCGCAAAGATTTCAATACCGAGCGTTCTTTGGTAAGATTAGTAGGTAAACGCAGAAGTTTGCTCGACTATTTGAAAAACACTGATATTGAAAGATATCGAGCGATTATCAAAGAGCTAAACATCAGAAAATAAGCAATACTAAGGAGGCTTTGTGCCTCCTTTTGTTTATTACAGCAGTTTTTCATTGGTTAAAACCTAAAGCCCACAACACAACAATTATTAATTATTAATTAACAATTAAAGAATGATTCCAGAAGTAAAAAAAGAAATCATCGAATTAGGTGATGGTCGTACCATCACTATCGAAACTGGCAAGTTGGCTAAACAAGCCGACGGTGCTGTTGTGGTGCAAATGGGGAATGCGATGCTATTGGCAACTGTAGTATCGGCTAAAGAAATCAATCCTGAAACTGACTTTTTACCTCTTACTGTAGACTATCGTGAGAAGTTTGCAGCAGCAGGTCGTTTCCCTGGAGGCTTTTTCAAACGTGAAACACGACCTAGCGACCAAGAAATTCTTACAATGCGCTTGGTTGACCGCGTATTGCGCCCACTATTCCCTAAAGATTATCACGCTGAAACACAAGTGATGATCCAGCTTATCTCTCACGACGAGAATGTAATGCCCGATGCTTTAGCGGGGCTTGCTGCCTCTGCTTGTTTGGCTGTGTCCGACATTCCTTTTGATGGTCCTATTTCCGAAGTACGCGTAGGTCGTGTAAACGGTCAATTTATCGTAAACCCAAGTCGTGAACAATTAGAAGCTTCTGATATTGATATTATGGTAGGTGCTTCTAAAGACTTCGTGGCAATGGTAGAAGGAGAAATGGACGAGGTGAGCGAAAAAGATATGGCTGAAGCTATCAAATTCGCACACGAGGCTATCAAACCTCATATTGAGGCACAATTGCGTTTGGCTGAAAAAGTAGGTAAGACTGAAAAACGTACTTATGAGCCAGAAGTAGAAAACGAGGAAGTAAAAGCAAAAGTATATCCTTTGGCTTACGAAAAATGCTATGCTATTGCCAAAGAAAATACAACCAAACAAGAACGTGGCGAGAAGTTCAATGCGGTAAAAGAAGAATGCTTAGCACTCTTCACCGAAGAAGAATTAGAAGAACTCACGCCTATCATCACTCGTTATTTTGACGAGGCTGAGAAAGAAGCCGTGCGCAACCTTATCTTAAACGAAAATATCCGTTTAGATGGTCGTAACACTACCCAAATACGCCCTATTTGGTGTGAAGTAGGCTACTTGCCATCAGCACACGGTTCATCTATTTTTACTCGTGGTGAAACCCAATCACTTACTACCGTTACCTTGGGGACTTCACGCGAAGCAAACGTGATTGATTTGCCTTCAGAACAAGGTGAAGAACGTTTCTACTTGCATTACAACTTCCCTCCTTTCTCTACTGGTGAAGCACGCCCTTTGCGCGGAACATCACGTCGTGAGATAGGTCACGGTAACTTGGCACAACGCGCCCTCAAACGTATGATTCCTGAGGATTGCCCATATACCGTGCGTGTAGTTTCTGAAATTTTGGAATCTAACGGTTCATCTTCAATGGCAACTGTGTGTGCAGGTACTTTAGCCTTGATGGATGCAGGGGTACAAATGGTAAAACCTGTATCTGGTATTGCTATGGGGCTCATCACCGATGGCGAGCGTTATGCAGTACTTTCGGACATTTTAGGTGATGAAGACCACCTTGGCGATATGGACTTTAAGGTAACCGGTACTGCCGATGGTATTACCGCTTGCCAAATGGATATCAAAATAAAAGGTCTTTCTTACGAAATACTCGAAAAAGCTTTGAACCAAGCCCGCGAAGGACGTATGCACATCTTGGGCAAAATCACTGATACGATTGCAAAACCTAACCCTACTGTGAAACCTCACGCGCCTAAAATCGTTAAGATGGATATGCCTAAGGAATACATCGGGGCATTCATCGGTACGGGTGGTAAGAATATCCAAGACTTACAAGCGCGCACCAATACTACTATCGTGGTAGAAGAAGTGGGCGAATTGGGCATCATAGAAATCTTAGGTACTGACGAAGCAGGCATTCAAGAAGCTATTGAGGCAGTAAATGCAGTGAAATTTGAACCTGTAGAAGGAGAAACTTATACTGTGAAAGTAGTGCGCTTAGTAGAGTTCGGTGCTTTTGTAGAGTTTGTACCTGGTAAAGATTCATTGCTCCACATCTCAGAAGTATCTTGGGATAGAGTGGATAAAATAGAAGAC is from Capnocytophaga ochracea DSM 7271 and encodes:
- a CDS encoding malate dehydrogenase, yielding MKVTVVGAGAVGASCAEYIAIKDFASEVVLIDIKEGFAEGKAMDLMQTASLNGFDTRIVGVTNDYSKTAGSDVAVITSGIPRKPGMTREELIGTNANIVKSVVEQLVKYSPNVIVIVVSNPMDTMAYLVHKATKLPKNHIIGMGGALDSARFKYRLAEALNSPISDVDGMVIAAHSDSGMLPLTRLASYRGVPVTEFLSADRLNQVAEDTKVGGATLTKLLGTSAWYAPGAAVSALVQAIACDQKKLFPCSVLLEGEYGQKDVCVGVPVIIGKNGVEKIVEVKLNDAEKAKFAESTGAVREVNKALANVL
- the bioD gene encoding dethiobiotin synthase, whose product is MKDTYFVVGISTEVGKTVVSAILTEALQADYWKPIQSGDLENSDTHKVKRLISNSRTVFHPNSYGLHTPASPHLSAQLDGVRIELSKIVRPTTDNTLIIEAAGGLYVPLNDEDTMLDLILPTDKVVLVSRHYLGSINHTMLTYEALKNKGLNVHGIIFSGTPTPSTEEFILHKTGLPVLLRIDEEPYFDRQVVKEYASKLKI
- the rpsO gene encoding 30S ribosomal protein S15; protein product: MYLTKEVKAEIFKKYAGSETNTGSAEGQIALFTLRINHLTEHLKVNRKDFNTERSLVRLVGKRRSLLDYLKNTDIERYRAIIKELNIRK
- a CDS encoding polyribonucleotide nucleotidyltransferase — its product is MIPEVKKEIIELGDGRTITIETGKLAKQADGAVVVQMGNAMLLATVVSAKEINPETDFLPLTVDYREKFAAAGRFPGGFFKRETRPSDQEILTMRLVDRVLRPLFPKDYHAETQVMIQLISHDENVMPDALAGLAASACLAVSDIPFDGPISEVRVGRVNGQFIVNPSREQLEASDIDIMVGASKDFVAMVEGEMDEVSEKDMAEAIKFAHEAIKPHIEAQLRLAEKVGKTEKRTYEPEVENEEVKAKVYPLAYEKCYAIAKENTTKQERGEKFNAVKEECLALFTEEELEELTPIITRYFDEAEKEAVRNLILNENIRLDGRNTTQIRPIWCEVGYLPSAHGSSIFTRGETQSLTTVTLGTSREANVIDLPSEQGEERFYLHYNFPPFSTGEARPLRGTSRREIGHGNLAQRALKRMIPEDCPYTVRVVSEILESNGSSSMATVCAGTLALMDAGVQMVKPVSGIAMGLITDGERYAVLSDILGDEDHLGDMDFKVTGTADGITACQMDIKIKGLSYEILEKALNQAREGRMHILGKITDTIAKPNPTVKPHAPKIVKMDMPKEYIGAFIGTGGKNIQDLQARTNTTIVVEEVGELGIIEILGTDEAGIQEAIEAVNAVKFEPVEGETYTVKVVRLVEFGAFVEFVPGKDSLLHISEVSWDRVDKIEDALKEGDIIEVKYLGIDPKTKKTRVSRKALLPRPPREDRPKSDKPYNGKPRNDRNKGHNNHQKPRQE